The Cellulophaga lytica DSM 7489 nucleotide sequence GTGGTGCATTTGAAAATTTAGAACGTGCCAGCAACCGATTACAAACCGTTGTGCCTATTGCATTGTTACTCATATTTATACTAATATATTTTGCATTAAAATCTTTACCACAGACCTTAATGATTTACATAGCTATTCCAATGGCAACTATTGGTGGTGTTGTGGCGTTGTGGTTACGTGATATGCCATTTAGTATTTCGGCAGGTGTTGGTTTTATTGTGCTGTTTGGTGTTGCAGTTTTAAATGGTTTGGTAATGATAAGCGGACTCAACGAATTAAAAGAAGAAGGTGTAACCAATCTAAAGGATAGAATAGTTGAAGGTACTAAACGAAGAATCAGACCTATTATGCTAACTGCTTTTACAGATGTATTAGGCTTTCTACCAATGGCTATTTCATCATCAGCTGGTGCAGAAGTACAACGTCCATTGGCAACGGTTGTTATTGGTGGATTATTAACTTCAACTTTGCTTACCTTATTTGTTTTACCAATTTTATATCATTGGGTAGAAAACAAATCTTTTACGTTTAAGCCAAATAAAAAGTTAGTAACAGCAACAGCAGTTGTATTATTACTATTTGGCTTTTCACCACAAAGTAATGCACAAGAGTTGAATGATACAATTCCCGAAATTTCATTACAGGAAGCTGTTAAACTCGCAAAAAGTAATTATCCATTATTGAAGCAAAAGCAGTTGGAAATTACAAAACAAGAACAATTAAAATCGACTGCCTATGATTTCGGAACGACTCAAATTTTTACAGGTGGAGAAGAAATTGATAATGGAAATGGCATCTATACAACCATTGGTATTGGTCAATCAAATATCGATGTATTTGGCATTGGTTCTAAAAAGAAGCTACAAGAACAACGCATTCAATTGGCACAAAAAGCCTTTCAACTTTCCGAGTTGGAATTAGAATTGGAAGTTAAAAAAGCTTGGTCTAATTGCTATCAAATGAAACAAAACTATGATTTGTATAAGGAATTGGATTCCATTTATTCCAAATTCGAGCAAGCAGTAGCTTTAAATTATGAAGTCGAAGCTATTTCTAAATTAGAATATTCGGCAGCAAAAAATCAAGCGTTTCAAATTCAGAATAAAAAAGCGCAAGCCTATAGTAATTATCTTATTGCCTTACAGCAATTCAATTTGTGGTTGGTATCAGAAGAAATTTTTACAGTTTCAGATGAATTTGAGGTAGCGATAGATAGTGATCTGGAAACATTCAGTATTGAAAGTCATCCATTGTACAGTATGTCGCAGAACATTGTAGATGAAGCGGAAGCTAAATATAAAGCTGCAAAAGCAGATAATTTGCCAAAGTTCAATCTTCAAGGTGGTTTACAAAAAGTAAATGGCAATTCAGGATTTTACACCTATCAAGCAGGAATTTCAGTTCCGTTTTTATCAGGTTCTAGCAAAGCACAAGTTAGAAGTGCCAGAATTGATAAAGAAATAGCGGAAACCAATGTAGCGTTCAAAAAACAGGAAGTACAATCAAGGTTTGTTCAGGCTAAAGAAAATTATATGAAATGGAAAACATCTTGGGAGTTTTACAAAGACCAAGTTTTACCATTAACAAAAGAGCAAAAAACAGGTGCATTACTGGCATATAGAGAAGGCGAAATTGATTATACTGCATTTACGCAGTTGATAAAAGAAGCAATTCAATCGGAACTGGAAGCACAGACTGCATTAGTAAACTATTTAGAAAGCACATTTCAATTACAATATTTTAATAAATAAGACAATGAAAAACAAAATATATAAAATCCTCACCGTAATGGTGTTAGCCATATTTGTTTCAGCTTGCGGAAATAAAGAAAATCATAACGAGAATGATGGTCATTCCCACGATGAGGAAGAAAAAACAGAAGTTAACGAAGAGCATCACGATGAAGACGAAGTAATGCTTTCACAACAGCAATTCGATGCATTGAAAATGAAAATAGATACGTTAGCATTACGTAATATGAGCGGCTATGTAGAAGCAAACGGAACGTTAGAAGTACCACCACAAAACGAAGCAGCTATTACTACTGTTGTTGGTGCAAATGTCGTTTCAATTGAAGTGATTGAAGGTGATAAGGTTAATAAAGGTCAAGTTGTGGCTTATCTATCGCACCCAAATATCATACAAGCGCAAACGGATTATTTAAACGCTTATAGCAATAGCGAGCTTGCAAAGAAAAATTATGAACGTCAACAAAAATTATACGATGCTGGTGTTGGTTCTGGTGCTAATTTCCAGAAAGCAGAAGCAGAATATCAAGCATCAAAAGCAATGGTTAATGGTTTAGAAGCGCAATTAAGAATACTCAACGTTAACACTACATCAGTTCGCAATGGAACAATTGCACAGCGCATAGCATTGCGAAGTCCAATAGAAGGCTTTGTGCAAAAAGTTGAAGTAAAAACAGGTCAATATGTAGAGCCACAAACCGAATTATTTGAAATTGTAAATACGCATCACGTTCACGCCGATTTAATGGTTTTTGAAAAAGATGTTTATAAAGTACAGAAAGGTCAGAAAGTTAACTTTACGGTACAATCCATACCAGATGCAGAGCTTATCGCAGAAATCTATTCCGTAAGCAAAACCTTTGAGGACAACCCAAAAGCAGTCCACGTTCACGCAGAAATAGAAAACAAAAAAGGTAACTTAATTCCTGGTATGTATATTCAAGGTAAAATTCAAGTAGATAATACCCAAACAAAAGCTTTACCAGAAAGTGCAATTATAAAAGAAGGCGAAAGATATTATGTGTTTTCAGTAGAAAAAGAAAATGACGATTGGAGCTTTAAACCTATCGAAGTTGTGTTAGGCACTAAAGATGGTGATTGGGTATCGGTTCAATTTACTGAAAACATAGAAAGTAATACAAAATTTGCTTATAACAATGCTTATTATCTTAACGCAGAAATGAAAAAAGGAGAAGCAGAACACGCACATTAATTATGGAAACAATAGAACAAGTATTAGAGTCAAAAAATATTCGTGTTACAGCAATGCGTTTGCTTATATATAAGTTTCTTGCAGAAAAAGAGGTCGCTGTTACTTTAAGTGATATTGAAAATGCTTTCTCAAAAGCAGACAGAACCACTTTATACAGAACTATTAAAACCTTTGAAGAAAAGGCTATTGTGCATCAAATAGACGATGGTACAGGGATTACAAAATATGCATTATGTGAAAAGGGATGTAATTGTGAAATTGAAACCGATTTGCACTTACATTTCCATTGTAATAATTGCAATGAAACCATTTGCTTAACAGAACATAAAATACCTCAAATAAAAGTGCCAGATGGTTTTGTGTCAGAGAATGTAAATTTGGTGGTAAAAGGTATTTGCGATAAGTGTAGTGTCTAATTATTGCACTTCCATTGCACTTACTATTAAAGTACATTTATCCAAAATTAGAGGATATGAAGTTTAATACTAAAATACCTAAACATCTAAAACAGGCGTATAACCAAGAATTAAAACAATACAGTTTCTGTTTAGAAAATAAGCAGTTTGGTAATGCTTGGTATCATTTAGAACGTAGTCATATAATAGGACAATCTTATCCTATAGAACATACCTATTCACATTGGCTTATGCTAAAGTTTGGATTTAGACAAAAAGATACGAAAGAAGTAATAGGTCAAATAATTAGGTTGCTTGTGGGTGGCTGGAAATCATTTATAAATCACGTTCCACTTGGTAATACTGGTGGAGCAAACGTGCCACCATTAAAACGAATGCCTATTCCCAATGACATTGAAAAATTATTAGATATTAAATGAAAAAAAAGAAAGTCAATTTAAGAGATTTAAAACCAAATTCAGAAGTGCAACACACGCATAATGATGGTCATAATCACGGTAATGGAAGTGCATTCAAAACCTACGTGCCTGCAATAATAAGTTTTACAATGCTTATCATTGGTATAGGTTTAGATTATTTTGATGTTTCATTCTTTAAGGATTGGATTCGTATTGCTTGGTATGGTATTGCATATCTTCCTGTAGGGTTTCCTGTTGTAAAAGAGGGTTGGATTAGTATTAAAAAAGGTGATGTTTTTACAGAGTTCTTTTTAATGTCTATAGCAACCATTGGTGCATTTGTTATTGGTGAATATCCCGAAGGTGTTGCAGTAATGCTATTTTATGCAGTAGGCGAATTATTTCAAAGTGCTGCTGTAAATCGTGCAAAAGGAAATATAAAAGTATTATTAGATGTTAGACCTAAAGAAGCCAATGTATTTCGTGAGGGAGATTATAAAAGTGTTTCGCCTGAAGTTGTCAATATTGGAGAGAAAATTCAAATTCGTGTAGGTGAAAAAATTCCATTGGATGGCATTTTATTATCCGAAAAAGCATCTTTAAATACAGCTGCGTTAACAGGAGAAAGCAAACCAGATTCCATTCAAAAAGAAGCAAAGGTTTACGCAGGTAGTATTAATTTGGAAAGCGTTATTGAAGTTGAGGTAACCAATAAGTTTGAAGACAGTTCTATTGCGAGAATATTAGACTTGGTTCAAAATGCAACAGCACGTAAATCTAAAACAGAATTATTCATCAGACAGTTTGCTCGTATCTACACACCAATTGTAGTGTTTTTAGCTATTGGTGTTACTTTTATACCTTACTTTTTTGTAGATGATTATGTGTTTAGAGATTGGTTATACAGAGCATTAATTTTCTTGGTAATATCTTGTCCTTGTGCGTTAGTGATTTCAATTCCATTAGGATATTTCGGTGGATTGGGAGCAGCTTCAAAAAATGGAATCTTATTTAAAGGTGCTTCATTTTTAGATGCAATGACCAAGATAAATACTTTGGTAATGGACAAAACAGGAACCGTTACCAAAGGTGTTTTTAAAATCAAAGAAGTAAAAGCAATTGGTTGGAATGAAACCGAATTTATGCAATACTTAATGGCGATGGAAGAACAATCCACGCATCCAATTGCTAAAGCCATTTTAGAGTACAAAGCTGAAGGTGAAGATTTTGAAGCACAAGACGTTTCTGAAGTTGCAGGTAAAGGTTTAAAAGGCATTGTAAATGGTAAAACAGTTTTAGTAGGTAATAAAGCCTTAATGACTGCGAATAATATTAATGTTCCAACGGAAACGGAATCTATTGTAGAATCGATAGTGTTGGTAGCAATCGATAATCAATTTGCAGGTTTTGTAGTAATAGCAGATGAATTAAAGGAAGATGCAAAAGAAACAATTACTAATTTACATAAAGTAGGCATTAAAAATATTATGATGCTTTCCGGTGATAAAGATTCCATTACGCAACAAGTCGCTAAAGAGTTGAACATCGAAAATGCTAAAGGTGGTTTGCTACCAGAAGATAAATTAAACGAAGTTGAAATTTTAAAGAAAAATCCTGAAAACAAAGTAGCTTTTATAGGTGATGGTATTAATGACGCACCAGTTTTAGCAGCAAGTAACGTTGGTATTGCAATGGGTGGTTTAGGGAGCGATGTAGCTATTGAAACAGCAGATGTTATCATTCAAACAGACCAACCTTCAAAAGTAGTAAGAGCCATTAAAATAAGTCGTTCTACACGTAAAATTGTTTGGCAGAATATCATTTTAGCATTTGGTGTTAAAGTTATTGTCTTAATTTTAGGAGCAGGTGGTTTAGCTACAATGTGGGAAGCAGTTTTTGCAGATGTAGGAGTAGCATTATTAGCAATTTTAAATGCAGTTAGATTACAACGAATGAGTTGGTAATTGTCCCCACAACCCAAAACCCAGTTTTTTCGTACCTCAAAATCCTCTGTCTTTTGTGCTGTTCCGCTCGCCAATGCATAATTGGTTTTATGTCATAATACTTGTATCCAACGCTATAATAGCACATTACTTGTTTTATTTAAAAGTATCTATATAAATAAATTAGTACAATAAAAAAGCAAAGAGCTATTGCCAACGCTCAAACAACTATTACGCCAAAAAACCAATCCCAAGCTATGTTACATAATAGAAGTTATAGGAGCAAAAATCCTTTCAATGGTTGCCTACGGCGTTTTATTATATTTTCGTCGCTATAACTGCTATTATGTAAAATATCCGCTATTCCAACGCTCACATTCGAACTTCTAACTACATTTTCAACAAACATTAAACAGTCGAACATTCAAAAGGGTAACGTTAATTTATTATAATATTCGTTATCTCATTCAACTGCACAAAACCATCGTTAAGTCCAAGTATTCCTTACCTCAAGTCTTTGTTTGTTTCATTTCGTTAACAAATATTAATGTCCACTTTTCCCCACCACCCAAGAAATAGGATATAAAAAAATAGGTTTAGAATATGTAGTAATACGCCATAGCACATTACTTTTTATCGTGCCTCAAAAAAGCAATAAGCTATTGTCTAAAAGTCCTGTATAAGTAGCTTGTTTAAATGCTGTTTTATCAAACAACTATTTAAAACGCTACATATACAAACGCTTCATCCAACGCTCAAATACGAACTGAAACCTATTTTTTTAAGTGTTAATTCCCCAGAAAAGTTAAAAGTAAATTGAATCAAGTTTAAACCGATTTGAAATATTAAAATAAAAAAAAATGGCAAATATATGTGGCTACCTCTGCCAACCGCACAAGGCTATAAAGGTCAAGCCCTACGGGTTTTGAATAAAACTTTTTTTCAATACCCTTTTTCTTTTGATTTAGACATTCAACTCAAAAAACTTTTATCCAAAAACCTTGACAGCCTTACCCACGCCACAACAACTATGGCTATCTTTTTTCTTTTCAAAAAAAATAATGGCGCGAAGCGTAGCGAAGCAATTTTAAATTGGATAGCTATGTCAACTTTTGAACTAAAAACACACCAAGTCGGAAAGACTTACTCGAACCCTCATTTTTTCATTCTAAACAAAGGTCTAAACAGCGGAAAACCACTCTAAAAATCCTGTGCTAACTGTTTCGTTGTCACTACTACAACAGAAGAGGTAAAACACACACTTTTTCACTTATCTATGATGTTGCAAATAGGCGGTTTTTACGCTTACTATTTAAAAGGTAGTGTTATTCCGTTTATTTCAATAGATGATTGTAGGAACACTTTGAAAAACAGCTACAGCTCATTGTTTTATGATGCAATTCAGTTGCAAAAACATATTAATATTGTGTCAGCAATTAATAAAAAGGAAAAGGAGCTTCATAAAATTATTTCAAAAATGGCAGATTTGAAAGTATCATATATCCAAAGTTTATTTTCTAAAATGCAAAAAGAAGCAATCTAAAGCAACAAAATCCATATCAAAAGAATAGCATAAAACTTGCCATATATTTCAGCGGAAGGTACAACTTCGTGTTAAGTCCGTACCAAGTCCGAAGAAAATTATGTTTCATTTAAATTATTTATGTTATGGGTAAAATTGCTCAAGGTATTTTAGGAGGTCTTTCAGGTAAGGTTGGTAACGTTATCGGTGGAAGCTGGAAAGGAATTGATTACATTAGAATTAAACCTTCAAGTGTAGCCAATCCAAGAACTGTTGGTCAAGTAAACCAAAGAACCAAGTTTACTGCCACTTTAGAATTTTTACAGGCTGTAAAGCCTTTTATTAAGTTAGGATATAAAGGGTTAGCTGTTAAGAAAACAGAATTTAATGCTGCAATGTCGTATGTATTGAATAATGCTATTACAGGTACTGAACCTAACTTTGTTGTTGACTATCCGAACGCTTTAGTAAGTCGAGGAGGTTTATCTGGTGTGCTAAACCCAACGACTGATTTAGCAACTGCTGGAGAAGTAACGTTTGGTTGGGATGATAACTCTGCTGAAGGTAACGCAAATGCTACTGACAAGGCGATGTTATTGGTTTACAATCCTTCAAAAAAGGAATCCATTTCTTTACTTGATGGAGCAGACAGAACAGTAGGTTCTCAAATTATTCCAATCCCAACAACTTATGCAGGAGATACAGTAGAGCTATTTATGGCTTTTATTTCTGCTGATGGTAGTCAAGTATCAAACAGTATTTATTTAGGCTCTGGTACAGCTAATTAATGCTTGGTGTTTTTATTTGGAAACCGCTCTAATCGAGCGGTTTTTTTTATGCTATATTTGTTGCTCTATTTATTAATAGTTGTTACTAATCTTCTCTTATTATCCATTTTTTGTATGCTATTTGTTGCCCAAATACAATAGCACCAATGAATACAAGGGTAGTTAAATATTGTATTGGGAAGTAAATAAGTATTTTATTTGATATCATTTAATTTCATTTGACGTCAAATACCTAAAAATCAAATGATTACAAAAACACCTATATTCCTTCTCTTTCTTTTTTACGTTTATATTTTCAATATTTTCACACCATTTTTACACCTTTTTTTACTAAATTCTTAAAAGGTGTAAAATTTACACCTCATTATAGGTTATTTCGCCAAAATGTCCTCTTATGTCCTTTTATGTCCTCATAGGACTTCTTAGGACCTCTTATAACTTTATATAGTTAGTTTATAATGAGTAGTAAAATTCAAGTACAAAGAATTTGTGAATACTGTAAAGAAGAATTTACGGCTAAAAAAACTACAACCAAATATTGCTCACACAAATGCAATAGCAGGCATTATAAAGAAAAAGTAAAACAAGCTAAAATCTCAAAAAGCAATGAAGAAACTACCCATAAAATAACGTTAGAAGTAGAAAAATTAAATGTTTTGGAATTTTTAACTCCAAAGCAGGTTTCAGTGCTCTTGAGTTGTTCCATAAAAACTGTATATCGTAATATAAAAAAAGGTAATATCAAAGCGATTAATTTTGGAGAAAGAACTATTAGAGTTAAACGTTCTGACATAGATGATCTTTTTAAAATGTAGTTTAACAATAGGTAAATTTCAAATTATGAAAATAAGTCTTAGAAAAAAGAAACTTGCAACTGGACGCATTAGTCTATACTTGGAGTATTATAATGGCTATTCTATAGATGAGAATGGAAAGACGATTCACGATAGGGCTTTTGAATATTTAAAACTTTATTTACACGGCAACCCAATCACGGCAAATGAAAAGAATGAGAACAAACAAACATTAAATCTTGCTGAAAATATATTAACGCTTAAAAAAGCGGAGTTAATAAAAGGCAAATTCAATATTGAAGATAATCAGAAGGGAAAAACGTTGCTTTTAGATTATTACAAAAAACTTCAGGAGGAGCGATATGAAAGCAAAGGTAATTATGATAATTGGGAAGCTGCATTTAAGCACCTAGAACGTTTTAGCAAACTCAATATAGCCATTAAAGATATTGATGAAGACTTTTTAAAGGGGTTTAAAAAATACCTTCATAAAGAGGCTAGAACAAATGGGGAGACACCATTATCTCAAAACACAAAATACACTTACTTCAATAAA carries:
- a CDS encoding efflux RND transporter periplasmic adaptor subunit — encoded protein: MKNKIYKILTVMVLAIFVSACGNKENHNENDGHSHDEEEKTEVNEEHHDEDEVMLSQQQFDALKMKIDTLALRNMSGYVEANGTLEVPPQNEAAITTVVGANVVSIEVIEGDKVNKGQVVAYLSHPNIIQAQTDYLNAYSNSELAKKNYERQQKLYDAGVGSGANFQKAEAEYQASKAMVNGLEAQLRILNVNTTSVRNGTIAQRIALRSPIEGFVQKVEVKTGQYVEPQTELFEIVNTHHVHADLMVFEKDVYKVQKGQKVNFTVQSIPDAELIAEIYSVSKTFEDNPKAVHVHAEIENKKGNLIPGMYIQGKIQVDNTQTKALPESAIIKEGERYYVFSVEKENDDWSFKPIEVVLGTKDGDWVSVQFTENIESNTKFAYNNAYYLNAEMKKGEAEHAH
- a CDS encoding Fur family transcriptional regulator; the encoded protein is METIEQVLESKNIRVTAMRLLIYKFLAEKEVAVTLSDIENAFSKADRTTLYRTIKTFEEKAIVHQIDDGTGITKYALCEKGCNCEIETDLHLHFHCNNCNETICLTEHKIPQIKVPDGFVSENVNLVVKGICDKCSV
- a CDS encoding DUF3703 domain-containing protein: MKFNTKIPKHLKQAYNQELKQYSFCLENKQFGNAWYHLERSHIIGQSYPIEHTYSHWLMLKFGFRQKDTKEVIGQIIRLLVGGWKSFINHVPLGNTGGANVPPLKRMPIPNDIEKLLDIK
- a CDS encoding heavy metal translocating P-type ATPase encodes the protein MKKKKVNLRDLKPNSEVQHTHNDGHNHGNGSAFKTYVPAIISFTMLIIGIGLDYFDVSFFKDWIRIAWYGIAYLPVGFPVVKEGWISIKKGDVFTEFFLMSIATIGAFVIGEYPEGVAVMLFYAVGELFQSAAVNRAKGNIKVLLDVRPKEANVFREGDYKSVSPEVVNIGEKIQIRVGEKIPLDGILLSEKASLNTAALTGESKPDSIQKEAKVYAGSINLESVIEVEVTNKFEDSSIARILDLVQNATARKSKTELFIRQFARIYTPIVVFLAIGVTFIPYFFVDDYVFRDWLYRALIFLVISCPCALVISIPLGYFGGLGAASKNGILFKGASFLDAMTKINTLVMDKTGTVTKGVFKIKEVKAIGWNETEFMQYLMAMEEQSTHPIAKAILEYKAEGEDFEAQDVSEVAGKGLKGIVNGKTVLVGNKALMTANNINVPTETESIVESIVLVAIDNQFAGFVVIADELKEDAKETITNLHKVGIKNIMMLSGDKDSITQQVAKELNIENAKGGLLPEDKLNEVEILKKNPENKVAFIGDGINDAPVLAASNVGIAMGGLGSDVAIETADVIIQTDQPSKVVRAIKISRSTRKIVWQNIILAFGVKVIVLILGAGGLATMWEAVFADVGVALLAILNAVRLQRMSW
- a CDS encoding DUF6266 family protein, which encodes MGKIAQGILGGLSGKVGNVIGGSWKGIDYIRIKPSSVANPRTVGQVNQRTKFTATLEFLQAVKPFIKLGYKGLAVKKTEFNAAMSYVLNNAITGTEPNFVVDYPNALVSRGGLSGVLNPTTDLATAGEVTFGWDDNSAEGNANATDKAMLLVYNPSKKESISLLDGADRTVGSQIIPIPTTYAGDTVELFMAFISADGSQVSNSIYLGSGTAN
- a CDS encoding helix-turn-helix transcriptional regulator, coding for MSSKIQVQRICEYCKEEFTAKKTTTKYCSHKCNSRHYKEKVKQAKISKSNEETTHKITLEVEKLNVLEFLTPKQVSVLLSCSIKTVYRNIKKGNIKAINFGERTIRVKRSDIDDLFKM
- a CDS encoding phage integrase SAM-like domain-containing protein, with translation MKISLRKKKLATGRISLYLEYYNGYSIDENGKTIHDRAFEYLKLYLHGNPITANEKNENKQTLNLAENILTLKKAELIKGKFNIEDNQKGKTLLLDYYKKLQEERYESKGNYDNWEAAFKHLERFSKLNIAIKDIDEDFLKGFKKYLHKEARTNGETPLSQNTKYTYFNKLRAVLREAYAEGYLNIDVVKSVKGFSQGESKREYLTHSELQALSETKCKYSVFSRVSLVST